In Deferribacteraceae bacterium V6Fe1, one genomic interval encodes:
- a CDS encoding ABC transporter substrate-binding protein yields MKKLLVLLISVFLVSMAYAGKVKVGALVDLTGPTGDVGKPYAEGVRDCVRYFNENGGINGNEIELLMVDYQYKIPQAIAAYKDFLRKKVVAIHGWGTGDTEALSKFITKDKIPYFSASYSEHITNPINNPYNFLVGATYSDQARIALKFIKDKGEKKTVAFIYNDTGFGRSPFFPDGEEYAQKIGVQLVDKQVVDLKALDATSQLLNLSKAGAEYALVQETYMAASTILKDAKKLGIDTKFIGLNWTFGKTLIDLAKDAAEGYYGTSSFAFWGQSDVEGIKFLHELNKKYHPDVTYREVNYIQGFSSMYVLLSALKMTQGELTGENIKKTLESFKNFSTMGLTAPVTFTKESHKGVKALKIYQIKNSNMIPVTDYITAD; encoded by the coding sequence ATGAAAAAGCTTTTGGTTTTGTTGATATCTGTTTTTTTAGTATCCATGGCTTATGCCGGAAAAGTTAAGGTGGGAGCCTTGGTTGATTTGACAGGACCCACCGGTGATGTCGGTAAACCATATGCAGAAGGGGTCAGGGATTGTGTCAGATATTTCAATGAAAATGGCGGAATAAATGGGAATGAGATCGAACTCTTGATGGTTGATTATCAATACAAAATTCCTCAGGCAATTGCAGCGTATAAAGATTTTCTTAGAAAAAAGGTTGTTGCCATTCACGGTTGGGGGACCGGTGATACGGAAGCCTTGTCAAAATTTATAACTAAGGACAAAATTCCATATTTTTCTGCTTCATATTCAGAACATATTACCAATCCGATAAACAATCCTTATAATTTTTTAGTAGGGGCTACTTATTCCGATCAAGCAAGAATTGCTCTCAAATTCATAAAGGATAAAGGTGAGAAAAAAACTGTTGCATTTATTTACAATGATACTGGATTTGGAAGATCACCATTTTTTCCCGATGGCGAAGAGTACGCCCAAAAAATAGGGGTACAGCTTGTTGATAAACAGGTTGTGGATTTGAAAGCACTTGATGCTACAAGTCAATTATTAAACCTTTCTAAAGCAGGGGCCGAGTATGCTCTCGTGCAGGAAACATACATGGCTGCTTCTACAATTTTGAAAGATGCTAAAAAACTTGGTATAGATACAAAATTTATAGGGCTTAACTGGACTTTTGGCAAAACTCTTATCGATTTGGCAAAAGATGCGGCTGAAGGTTATTACGGGACAAGCTCTTTTGCTTTTTGGGGTCAGTCTGATGTGGAAGGGATAAAATTTTTACATGAGCTAAATAAAAAATATCACCCTGACGTGACTTATAGAGAAGTAAATTATATCCAAGGTTTTTCTTCAATGTATGTCTTGTTGTCGGCTTTAAAAATGACACAAGGTGAGCTTACCGGTGAGAATATTAAGAAAACTCTCGAGTCGTTTAAAAATTTTAGCACAATGGGGCTTACAGCGCCTGTGACTTTTACCAAAGAAAGTCATAAAGGGGTAAAAGCACTTAAAATATATCAAATTAAAAACTCTAACATGATACCGGTAACCGATTATATTACGGCGGACTAA
- a CDS encoding inositol monophosphatase — MKDILISGVKTAGKFLKEDFYKSKTVTNKGVADLVTETDLKIEEFLKDYFYRHLSDYRFVGEETNQNLNFKDKCLIVDPIDGTTNFVHRFPFVGISVGVYENLNPVAATVYNPILDELYYAERGKGAFLNGNRIFVSAQSKIENSLLATGFPYGFVEKNKKDILTKLDRILSSSRGIRRAGAASLDLCYVAQGVFDGYYEGGLKPWDVAAGVLIVNEAGGKISNIKGDNFSFEDEYIVASNKTIHNELIEVLCGI; from the coding sequence GTGAAAGATATTTTGATAAGCGGTGTTAAAACAGCCGGGAAATTTTTAAAAGAGGACTTTTATAAGTCTAAGACTGTAACAAACAAAGGGGTAGCCGATTTAGTGACGGAAACGGACTTAAAGATTGAGGAGTTTCTAAAAGATTATTTTTATAGACATTTGTCCGATTATAGATTTGTGGGGGAAGAAACAAATCAGAATTTAAATTTTAAAGACAAGTGTTTGATAGTCGATCCAATAGATGGCACCACGAATTTTGTCCATAGATTCCCTTTTGTTGGCATATCTGTTGGGGTCTATGAAAACTTGAACCCTGTAGCAGCTACAGTATACAACCCTATATTAGATGAACTTTATTATGCGGAGAGAGGTAAGGGAGCTTTTTTAAACGGTAATCGTATTTTTGTGTCTGCGCAAAGCAAAATTGAAAATTCATTGCTGGCAACAGGGTTCCCTTATGGTTTTGTTGAAAAGAATAAAAAAGATATTCTAACAAAACTTGATAGAATCCTTAGTAGTTCAAGAGGGATTAGAAGGGCTGGTGCTGCCTCTTTGGATTTGTGCTATGTGGCGCAAGGAGTTTTTGACGGATATTATGAAGGCGGACTCAAACCTTGGGATGTGGCTGCAGGGGTGTTGATTGTTAATGAAGCTGGTGGTAAAATATCAAATATAAAAGGTGATAATTTTTCATTTGAAGACGAATATATAGTTGCATCAAATAAAACAATACACAATGAATTAATTGAGGTGCTATGTGGTATCTAA
- a CDS encoding ABC transporter ATP-binding protein: MTSDSEVILDLNKVYLSFGGILAIAGVSFKVFKGEIFSIIGPNGAGKTSILNTITGIYFPNKGKITYKGLDITKMPVHKRPSYGLVRTFQNLELFKGMTVLDNLMLSRHNFLNYGLLSSIFYFGKTLKEEVAHRKRVEEVIDFLNLSGYRKKHVYELSYGIQKRVELARALCLEPELILLDEPMAGMNSEETEDMARYIIDINEEMGITVVLIEHDMSVVMDLSNRVMALDFGEKICEGLPEDVAKDKRVISAYLGEEKWI; encoded by the coding sequence ATGACATCAGATAGTGAAGTTATACTTGATTTAAATAAAGTCTATCTTAGTTTTGGTGGGATTTTGGCTATTGCCGGTGTATCATTCAAAGTCTTCAAAGGGGAGATATTTTCAATAATCGGCCCGAATGGTGCCGGAAAAACGAGTATTTTAAATACTATTACTGGTATTTACTTTCCTAACAAAGGGAAGATAACGTATAAAGGTTTGGATATTACTAAAATGCCTGTCCATAAAAGACCTTCTTATGGTTTGGTACGCACTTTCCAAAATTTAGAACTTTTTAAAGGGATGACAGTGCTTGATAACTTGATGTTATCAAGACACAATTTTTTAAATTATGGTCTTCTGTCATCTATTTTTTATTTTGGTAAAACTTTAAAAGAGGAAGTAGCCCACAGAAAGAGGGTGGAAGAGGTTATAGATTTTCTTAATCTTTCCGGATACAGAAAAAAACACGTTTATGAGTTATCTTACGGCATTCAAAAGAGGGTTGAGCTTGCAAGAGCACTTTGCCTTGAGCCGGAGCTTATCTTGCTTGATGAGCCCATGGCTGGGATGAATAGTGAAGAAACAGAAGATATGGCTAGATATATTATTGATATAAATGAGGAGATGGGTATTACTGTTGTGCTGATTGAGCATGATATGAGTGTGGTAATGGATTTGTCAAACAGAGTGATGGCTCTGGATTTCGGTGAAAAAATCTGTGAAGGCTTGCCTGAAGATGTGGCTAAGGATAAAAGGGTTATTTCCGCGTATCTCGGAGAAGAAAAATGGATATAG
- a CDS encoding DUF4388 domain-containing protein — translation MVSKKGLVGDLLSMPLSDVFQWIAMANKSGELFIQHESEEASFIFKKGKIVYASSNNPKFLLGQILLKYRMITKAHLIKALSVQKKSRKPLGQIFIENKFIDKKQLEKAILYQIEEIAYYLLTWKNGYFNFNERDIDVNTATEVSVENLLMEGLRRSDEMKNMLKYFNDNSIIEVVDAENDKIGLFDGEKSVKEVLFLKGGDDFVTYKLIYEGLKSKIYKIVGEKESADTSSINDPILDFLVALELFNKGKIYESYKKVKTIISRGYRGDQVLKFYDNLKIFITRYFYKKFGGDNSCFALNRLKFLDEKIYITPTEGFVLSRIDEYPCIVQLEKVVNVERHELYLIVDKLNKYGLLLLKEREENKTELFTLNVINSILNIYSRELTGEMEIITAAISVKAYFSGGKLKFIYSTTDKFSLGNYLIESGKFNVEFASGYRDIGDIIQYLIDEKNMLSDELNGIFEVYSSMIFYEVLKHKPISAIFIHGKTFPYDISLNFNLLYMTAFAVYNDEVYFENEIDFSKNYELVKDSKKLLEEFGNISCVKLLLDEFNENIFPSKKLKGLDTGFLTLLNILFKLGYIRELENEELSAEQLRNFLKEIKDLTPQELFGINKENMNLEDLKQKYLKFSKKYHPDLFQNDEAKKIANELFETIKFAYDTLVDESNSNSNSESRIDAKKIFAAEQYLSSGKVYLNMGKLYDAVDAFKKAYENFQYDDEIKAYYALALIKSNDHVEGFKILKDIKLDDFNDHELYFAYIDAAIKLKKPDLADKVINKAFTLFPEQVRKLSIYQQKLKNLK, via the coding sequence GTGGTATCTAAAAAAGGTCTGGTTGGTGATTTATTGTCAATGCCCCTTTCTGATGTTTTTCAATGGATTGCTATGGCAAATAAGTCAGGAGAGTTATTTATTCAGCATGAAAGCGAAGAAGCCAGTTTTATATTTAAAAAAGGGAAAATAGTTTATGCCAGCTCTAACAATCCTAAATTTTTACTGGGACAAATATTATTAAAATACCGAATGATAACTAAAGCTCACTTAATAAAAGCTTTAAGTGTACAAAAAAAGAGTAGAAAACCATTAGGTCAGATATTTATAGAAAATAAGTTTATAGATAAAAAACAATTGGAAAAAGCGATACTATATCAGATAGAAGAAATCGCTTATTACCTTTTAACTTGGAAGAATGGATATTTTAATTTTAACGAAAGGGATATTGATGTAAACACTGCAACGGAAGTGTCAGTAGAAAATCTTTTGATGGAAGGGCTTAGAAGAAGTGACGAAATGAAAAATATGCTCAAGTATTTCAATGATAATTCCATAATTGAAGTAGTTGATGCTGAAAATGATAAGATTGGCCTTTTTGATGGAGAAAAATCTGTCAAAGAGGTGTTGTTTTTGAAAGGCGGGGACGATTTTGTAACTTACAAACTGATATATGAGGGTCTGAAAAGTAAAATATACAAAATAGTAGGAGAAAAGGAAAGCGCTGATACGTCGAGTATCAATGATCCGATTTTAGATTTTTTGGTGGCACTTGAGCTTTTTAATAAAGGTAAAATTTATGAGTCTTATAAAAAAGTTAAGACAATTATTTCAAGGGGTTACAGAGGGGATCAGGTATTAAAATTTTATGATAATCTTAAGATATTTATAACAAGATATTTTTATAAAAAGTTTGGTGGTGATAATTCTTGTTTTGCTTTGAACAGATTAAAGTTTTTGGATGAAAAGATATATATCACCCCTACGGAAGGTTTTGTCCTTTCAAGAATAGATGAATATCCCTGTATAGTTCAGTTGGAAAAGGTTGTGAATGTTGAGAGGCATGAGCTGTATCTGATTGTTGATAAACTAAATAAGTATGGTCTTTTGTTACTGAAAGAGAGAGAAGAGAATAAGACCGAATTGTTTACATTGAATGTAATAAACTCCATTCTAAATATTTATTCAAGAGAACTTACAGGGGAGATGGAGATAATTACTGCTGCAATATCTGTCAAAGCATATTTTTCCGGTGGTAAGCTAAAGTTTATATATTCTACAACCGACAAGTTTTCTTTGGGCAATTATCTTATTGAGTCAGGGAAGTTTAATGTGGAATTTGCCTCAGGCTACAGAGATATAGGTGATATCATTCAATATCTTATAGATGAAAAGAATATGCTTAGTGATGAGCTGAATGGTATTTTTGAAGTATATTCCAGCATGATTTTTTATGAGGTTTTAAAGCATAAGCCGATTTCTGCCATCTTTATTCACGGCAAGACCTTCCCTTACGATATTTCATTGAATTTTAACTTATTGTATATGACCGCTTTTGCTGTGTACAATGATGAGGTTTATTTTGAGAACGAGATAGATTTTTCGAAAAATTACGAGCTTGTTAAAGACTCCAAAAAACTTCTGGAAGAGTTTGGAAATATAAGTTGTGTAAAATTGCTGTTAGACGAATTTAATGAGAATATCTTTCCTTCTAAAAAATTGAAAGGGTTAGACACAGGTTTTTTAACATTACTAAATATTTTGTTTAAGCTTGGTTATATCAGAGAGTTGGAGAATGAGGAGCTCAGTGCAGAACAGTTGAGAAATTTTTTAAAGGAGATAAAAGACCTAACCCCTCAAGAGCTGTTTGGTATCAATAAAGAAAATATGAATTTGGAAGACCTGAAACAAAAATATCTTAAGTTTTCCAAGAAATATCATCCTGATTTGTTTCAAAATGACGAAGCAAAGAAAATTGCAAATGAGCTGTTTGAAACAATCAAATTTGCCTACGATACACTTGTGGATGAGTCCAATTCAAATTCCAATTCTGAATCAAGAATAGATGCAAAAAAGATATTTGCAGCCGAACAGTATTTAAGTAGCGGAAAAGTATATCTGAATATGGGTAAACTATATGATGCTGTTGATGCATTCAAAAAAGCATATGAAAATTTCCAATATGATGATGAGATAAAAGCTTACTATGCATTGGCACTTATCAAATCGAATGACCATGTTGAAGGTTTTAAGATATTAAAAGATATAAAGTTAGATGATTTTAATGACCATGAGCTTTATTTTGCGTATATTGATGCGGCTATTAAGTTAAAAAAACCTGATTTGGCTGATAAAGTTATAAATAAAGCATTTACACTCTTTCCTGAGCAGGTGAGAAAACTGTCTATCTATCAGCAAAAGTTAAAAAATTTAAAATAG
- a CDS encoding branched-chain amino acid ABC transporter permease codes for MEFFLQLIVAGIVMGSIYAIVALGFTLIYKSTGVVNFAQGELLLVGAYICLHLTVEYRLNFVASFIITILFMFFFGFFIEKIFLRKMIGEPIISIIMLTIGLSSVFKSVVQLIWGTNTKTFPQIFPEEPLIVGGISVSYVYIFSIISVSIFLALFTVFFKKSKVGIAMRAVASDQQAALSMGIDVKRIFALSWAIAAVVSSVGGILIGNINGINTSLSQFGLKVFPVVILGGLDSILGAIVGGLIIGILENLAGGYIDPLIGGGAKEVFPFIFMIIILMIKPYGLFGTVEVEKV; via the coding sequence ATGGAATTTTTCCTTCAGCTAATTGTAGCAGGGATAGTTATGGGAAGTATTTATGCAATTGTCGCTCTTGGATTTACATTAATTTATAAATCAACCGGAGTTGTTAATTTCGCTCAAGGTGAATTGTTATTGGTTGGAGCGTATATTTGCTTGCATTTAACAGTTGAATACAGGCTTAATTTTGTGGCTTCATTCATAATTACCATACTTTTTATGTTTTTCTTTGGATTTTTTATAGAAAAGATTTTTCTTAGAAAAATGATTGGTGAGCCAATCATATCAATAATTATGCTTACCATAGGTTTATCGTCTGTTTTTAAATCAGTGGTACAGCTTATTTGGGGGACAAACACTAAAACGTTTCCACAAATTTTTCCTGAAGAGCCGTTAATTGTTGGTGGCATAAGTGTAAGTTATGTTTATATTTTTTCAATTATTTCCGTATCAATTTTTTTGGCTCTTTTTACTGTATTTTTCAAGAAGTCTAAAGTTGGTATTGCCATGAGGGCGGTGGCAAGTGATCAGCAGGCTGCCCTTTCTATGGGGATTGATGTCAAAAGGATATTTGCACTGTCTTGGGCAATAGCTGCTGTTGTGTCAAGTGTCGGAGGGATTTTGATAGGTAATATAAACGGTATTAATACAAGTTTATCCCAATTTGGTCTAAAAGTTTTCCCTGTGGTAATATTGGGAGGGCTTGACAGTATATTGGGGGCTATTGTCGGTGGACTTATAATAGGGATATTGGAAAATTTGGCAGGCGGTTATATCGACCCGTTAATTGGTGGGGGTGCCAAGGAAGTTTTCCCGTTTATTTTTATGATAATTATCTTAATGATAAAGCCTTACGGATTATTTGGAACGGTTGAGGTAGAAAAGGTATGA
- a CDS encoding branched-chain amino acid ABC transporter permease, which produces MNYTNCGEFQTSYEKDAAIFKSLFSKICIYGFLISLFVIPFFIDDYFLYLFNIIFIAVIGAVGLNILTGITGLISLGQGAFIGVGAYAAGYLANQYGLNFIIAIPFAGLITAIVGMIFGIPSLRLKGLYLSIATLAAQFILEFIFIRAESITGGVTGLSLDYAKFFNISLDNDFKFYFFGLSMTILMVTAAKNIVRTKIGRAFLSVRDNYIAAEAMGINIFKYKILSFGISSFYAGVAGAMWAYYVTIITPEHFTIGVSIQYLSIIIIGGLGKILGSIFGAIFITLLPEVLRFITDYFTSSYPFLTQAFASIREAAFGIVIIIFLLFEPEGLVRRWNLIKAYFKLWPFSY; this is translated from the coding sequence ATGAACTATACAAATTGTGGTGAATTTCAAACAAGTTATGAAAAAGATGCGGCAATTTTTAAATCATTGTTTTCAAAAATATGTATATACGGATTTCTGATTTCTCTTTTTGTAATTCCATTTTTTATCGATGATTATTTTTTGTATCTTTTTAACATCATATTTATTGCTGTAATTGGTGCGGTTGGACTTAATATACTGACAGGGATCACCGGTCTCATATCTTTGGGGCAAGGTGCTTTCATAGGAGTGGGTGCATATGCCGCAGGATATTTGGCAAATCAATATGGCTTAAATTTCATTATTGCTATCCCCTTTGCAGGTCTTATTACAGCTATTGTCGGTATGATATTCGGGATACCTTCTTTGAGGTTAAAAGGTTTGTATCTTTCAATAGCGACCCTTGCAGCACAATTTATATTGGAATTTATCTTTATACGTGCAGAATCCATTACTGGTGGTGTTACTGGACTTTCTCTTGATTATGCTAAATTTTTTAATATCTCTCTTGATAATGATTTTAAATTTTACTTTTTTGGTCTTTCTATGACAATTTTAATGGTAACGGCAGCCAAGAATATTGTAAGGACAAAGATAGGGAGAGCTTTTTTAAGTGTAAGGGATAATTATATCGCAGCAGAAGCGATGGGGATTAATATTTTTAAATATAAAATACTGTCTTTTGGGATAAGCTCATTTTATGCCGGTGTCGCAGGGGCAATGTGGGCATACTATGTTACTATCATAACCCCCGAACATTTTACGATAGGTGTGTCGATTCAATATCTGTCGATTATAATTATCGGTGGTTTGGGTAAAATATTAGGCAGTATTTTCGGGGCGATTTTTATTACCCTTTTACCCGAAGTATTAAGATTTATTACAGATTATTTTACTTCAAGCTACCCTTTTTTAACCCAGGCATTTGCATCGATAAGAGAAGCTGCATTTGGTATAGTTATAATTATATTTTTACTTTTTGAGCCTGAGGGGCTCGTGCGAAGATGGAATCTGATAAAGGCCTATTTTAAACTTTGGCCTTTTTCATATTAA
- a CDS encoding AMP-binding protein: MDIVLKPLPSYLLDNYLKNPQGVAFREKDYGIWNEYTWHDYLSLISKVAYYFEECGLKNGDTVAIVGDNKPEWVISELASQLLRAYPVGIYQDSIVSEVEYILKKTNAKIVVAEDQEQVDKILEIIDNVPSILKIIYYDKKGMYQYDDDRLVYFDEIIKNNYDSDLDKYYKEKLKFITLDDVAVMCTTSGTTGFPKIAMLSHKNLSFMSRSLGKADPKFEKDEFVSFLPLPWIGEQMMCIASALMYGFKVNFPENHDTVQNDMKEIGPNLIFSPPRVWENLAATVQMNIMDSSRLKKWVYNKCLPIGYNYADSKFNKSNLTFFEKLKYKIAYYAVFRKLKERLGFTNVRSAITGGAALGPDTFKFFHALGINLKQIYGQTEISGISCIHRVDDVDFTSVGLPIEGTEIKITEENEIISKSDAVFLGYYKDEEATKATLKDGWLYSGDAGYFDENGKLVVIDRKKDLMYLSDGSMFSPQFIENKLKFSPFVKEAVIIGDKRDYITAILNIDMGIVGKWAEENKITYSTFTDLSSKDEVYELVAGEVRKVNADLKKEHVVKKFLLLYKELDPDDGELTRTRKVRRGFISEKYKGLVDALYEDVREKQITATIKLQDGREKTINTVMKIYFME, from the coding sequence ATGGATATAGTTTTGAAGCCATTACCTTCTTATTTATTGGACAATTATCTTAAAAATCCTCAAGGTGTTGCTTTTAGAGAAAAAGATTATGGTATTTGGAATGAATATACATGGCATGATTACTTGAGCCTCATTTCTAAAGTTGCCTATTATTTTGAAGAATGCGGACTTAAAAACGGTGATACCGTTGCAATAGTAGGTGATAACAAACCTGAGTGGGTTATTTCAGAACTTGCTTCACAACTTCTTAGAGCCTATCCAGTAGGAATTTATCAAGATTCTATAGTTAGTGAAGTGGAGTATATTTTAAAAAAAACGAATGCTAAGATAGTAGTGGCGGAAGATCAAGAGCAAGTGGATAAAATTCTTGAGATTATAGATAATGTCCCGTCTATTTTAAAAATTATATATTATGACAAAAAAGGGATGTACCAGTATGATGACGACAGATTGGTATATTTTGATGAGATTATAAAAAATAATTATGATAGTGACTTAGATAAATATTATAAGGAAAAACTTAAATTTATTACATTAGATGACGTTGCAGTTATGTGCACGACATCGGGTACAACCGGGTTCCCTAAAATTGCTATGTTGAGCCACAAAAATCTCTCCTTCATGTCAAGAAGCCTTGGAAAAGCTGACCCTAAATTTGAAAAGGATGAATTTGTCTCTTTTTTACCTTTGCCATGGATAGGGGAGCAAATGATGTGTATTGCAAGTGCCCTGATGTATGGATTTAAGGTAAATTTTCCTGAAAATCATGATACTGTCCAAAACGATATGAAAGAGATTGGTCCTAATTTGATTTTTTCTCCTCCAAGAGTTTGGGAAAATTTGGCGGCAACCGTTCAGATGAATATAATGGATTCCTCAAGGCTTAAAAAATGGGTTTACAATAAATGTCTACCTATTGGTTATAATTATGCCGACAGTAAATTCAATAAAAGTAATTTAACATTTTTTGAGAAATTGAAATACAAAATAGCATATTATGCCGTATTTAGAAAATTAAAGGAAAGACTTGGATTTACCAATGTAAGAAGTGCGATTACCGGTGGTGCGGCTTTAGGCCCTGACACATTCAAATTTTTCCATGCTTTAGGGATTAATCTTAAACAGATATATGGGCAAACAGAGATTTCTGGTATTTCTTGTATCCATAGAGTGGATGATGTTGATTTTACTTCCGTAGGATTACCAATAGAGGGGACTGAAATTAAAATTACTGAAGAAAATGAGATTATTTCAAAAAGTGATGCTGTTTTTCTTGGTTATTACAAGGATGAAGAGGCTACGAAGGCTACCCTTAAGGATGGTTGGTTATACTCTGGGGATGCGGGATATTTTGATGAAAATGGCAAACTTGTAGTAATCGATAGGAAGAAGGACTTAATGTATTTGTCTGACGGTTCAATGTTTTCGCCTCAATTTATTGAGAATAAATTAAAATTTAGTCCGTTTGTGAAAGAGGCAGTTATAATTGGAGATAAAAGGGATTATATTACTGCAATCTTAAACATAGATATGGGGATAGTTGGCAAATGGGCGGAAGAAAATAAAATAACTTATTCTACATTTACAGATTTGTCATCGAAAGATGAAGTTTATGAACTTGTTGCCGGAGAAGTAAGAAAAGTGAATGCTGACCTTAAAAAAGAGCATGTGGTAAAGAAGTTTTTGCTCTTGTATAAGGAACTTGACCCTGATGATGGTGAGCTTACTAGGACAAGGAAGGTGAGGCGAGGGTTTATTTCTGAAAAGTATAAAGGGTTAGTGGATGCACTTTATGAAGATGTCAGGGAAAAACAGATTACTGCTACCATCAAACTGCAAGATGGGAGAGAGAAAACTATAAATACCGTCATGAAAATATATTTTATGGAGTAG
- a CDS encoding ABC transporter ATP-binding protein, whose product MLKINNIEVVYNDVILVLKGLSLEVQKNSIVSLLGSNGAGKTTTLKAISGLLRPDNGEITDGDIFFEGEKIDKKDASEIVKCGIFQVMEGRRVFKDLTVEENLIAGAYTSTNANIKLSLEKVYSYFPRLKERRGQLAGYMSGGEQQMLAIGRALMANPKMILMDEPSLGLSPLLVKEIFRIIRKLNKEENTTILLVEQNANMALSVSDYGYIMENGRVVMEGKCSELIENEDVKEFYLGVSSGNKSYRDVKHYRRRKRWLS is encoded by the coding sequence ATGTTAAAGATTAACAATATTGAAGTTGTTTACAATGATGTGATACTTGTCCTCAAGGGTTTATCCCTTGAGGTTCAAAAAAATAGTATAGTATCTCTTCTTGGTTCAAATGGTGCTGGGAAAACTACCACACTAAAGGCTATATCCGGACTATTAAGGCCTGATAATGGTGAGATTACCGATGGTGATATATTTTTCGAAGGGGAAAAAATAGATAAAAAAGATGCTTCTGAAATTGTCAAATGCGGAATTTTTCAGGTAATGGAAGGTAGGAGAGTTTTTAAAGATTTGACAGTAGAAGAAAATCTGATAGCCGGCGCTTACACATCTACAAATGCTAATATTAAATTATCTCTTGAGAAAGTATATTCTTATTTCCCCAGGCTCAAAGAAAGAAGAGGGCAGCTTGCCGGTTATATGAGTGGTGGAGAGCAGCAGATGCTTGCTATTGGTAGGGCATTGATGGCAAACCCAAAGATGATTTTAATGGATGAGCCTTCACTTGGGCTTAGCCCCCTTTTGGTAAAAGAAATTTTTAGGATTATAAGAAAGCTTAACAAAGAAGAAAATACTACGATACTTTTGGTTGAGCAAAATGCTAATATGGCACTTTCTGTTTCTGATTACGGATACATAATGGAAAACGGAAGAGTTGTCATGGAAGGGAAGTGTTCAGAGCTTATAGAAAACGAAGATGTTAAAGAATTTTATCTTGGAGTTAGCTCAGGTAATAAGTCTTACAGGGACGTAAAGCACTACCGCAGAAGAAAAAGGTGGCTTTCATGA